The following are from one region of the Plasmodium gaboni strain SY75 chromosome 12, whole genome shotgun sequence genome:
- a CDS encoding hypothetical protein (conserved Plasmodium protein, unknown function), whose product MDDDLEALVGKPSIDDSDECLNVRIYLIQVLFIFLVCFVIFVFFFILFFLGVF is encoded by the coding sequence ATGGATGACGATTTAGAAGCCCTAGTTGGAAAACCATCCATTGATGATTCTGATGAATGTTTAAACGTAcgtatatatttaatacaagttttatttatatttctagtttgttttgttatttttgtatttttctttatattattttttctagGAGTATTCtaa
- a CDS encoding putative D-ribulose-5-phosphate 3-epimerase, translating to MSTLKAIIAPSVLASNISKLAEETQRMESLGAEWIHLDVMDMHFVPNLSFGPPVINNLKKYTKSIFFDVHLMVEYPEKYVSLLKTSNQLTFHFEALNEDTERCIQLAKEIRDNNLWCGISIKPKTDVQKLVPLLDTNLINTVLVMTVEPGFGGQSFMHDMMGKVSFLRKKYKNLNIQVDGGLNIETTEISASHGANIIVAGTSIFNSEDPKYVIDTMRASVQKYLKN from the coding sequence ATGAGTACGTTAAAAGCTATAATTGCCCCTTCAGTACTTGCATCCAATATAAGCAAATTAGCTGAAGAAACACAACGAATGGAATCTTTGGGTGCAGAATGGATCCATTTAGATGTTATGGACATGCATTTTGTTCCTAATTTATCATTTGGTCCACCtgttattaataatttaaaaaaatatacaaaaagtattttttttgatgtACACTTAATGGTTGAATATCCAGAAAAATATGTATCATTGTTAAAAACATCAAATCAACTAACTTTTCATTTTGAAGCATTAAATGAAGATACCGAAAGATGTATACAACTAGCCAAAGAAATTAgagataataatttatgGTGTGGAATTTCTATCAAACCTAAAACCGATGTACAAAAATTAGTTCCCTTATTAGATActaatttaattaatacAGTTTTAGTTATGACTGTCGAACCAGGATTTGGAGGGCAATCATTTATGCATGATATGATGGGTAAAGTTTCATTTcttagaaaaaaatataaaaatttaaatattcaaGTTGATGGAGGATTAAATATTGAAACCACCGAAATTTCTGCTTCGCACGGAGCCAATATTATTGTTGCAGGAACTAGTATTTTTAATTCGGAGGACCCCAAATATGTTATTGACACAATGAGAGCATCAGTTCAgaaatatttgaaaaattaa
- a CDS encoding hypothetical protein (conserved Plasmodium protein, unknown function), with protein sequence MSEEKYNYLDMHLSRKGSIYDSLIHLKPENENKFGLDENSDICRTLSNYADYSTKKVKYFVNKRFSAIENIEKNIEDIDYSTFKYFRTLPPKYSDENDIRNNIIFNNNNIYIYAENKNGTLNEQACISISPDNNIIYCSTKGRRYTIGGHAGIQKNLNNEYNFLDENNFISPQNSIKTYTYDALDSSDLSSSFPKINLIKTNDVLEDTNTNRINTANIFNEHIIMNSCESSNLNTTKCLSKNLSVQKLFKYYKKCSQDLEHEQRICKPCAHVYNGSTCMNGDECSFCHHPDHVLISAKKWKKLVKNNMEKLNILLHILRNPDDVNANLLNEMIKQNTKNLKKNKKINNTKNNTIINMYNQNVRHSNSNNNTINDMNNNNINKRHNKNRIFYFPQRNTDNVLRPPYNNYESNETTDMYKNNYQGRNYNFSPYRMNM encoded by the coding sequence atgagtgaagaaaaatataattatttggATATGCATTTAAGTCGAAAAGGATCCATTTATGACTCTTTAATACATTTGAAACcagaaaatgaaaataaatttgGTTTAGATGAAAATAGCGATATATGTAGAACCTTATCAAATTATGCAGATTATTCAAcaaaaaaagtaaaatacTTTGTAAATAAACGTTTTTCGGCaatagaaaatatagagaaaaatatagaaGACATTGATTATTCaacatttaaatattttagaACGTTGCCACCAAAATATAGTGACGAAAATgatataagaaataatattattttcaacaacaataatatttatatatatgcagaaaataaaaatggaaCATTAAATGAGCAGGCTTGTATATCTATATCTCctgataataatattatatattgttcCACAAAAGGAAGAAGGTATACCATAGGTGGTCATGCAGGAATACAAAAGAATCTAAATAACgaatataattttttggATGAAAACAATTTCATATCTCCTCAAAATAGTATCaaaacatatacatatgatGCTTTAGACAGTTCGGATTTATCTAGTTCTTTTCcaaaaattaatttaattaaaacTAATGACGTCTTAGAAGATACAAATACAAATAGAATAAATACAgcaaatatatttaatgaacatataataatgaattCATGTGAATCTAGTAACTTAAATACAACTAAATGCTTATCCAAAAATTTATCCGTGCAAAAGTTATTTAagtattataaaaaatgttcaCAAGATTTGGAGCATGAACAACGAATATGTAAACCTTGTGCCCATGTATATAATGGTAGTACATGTATGAATGGAGATGAATGTTCCTTTTGCCATCATCCTGACCATGTATTAATATCTGCAAAGAAATGGAAAAAGcttgtaaaaaataatatggaGAAGTTAAATATCCTATTACATATTCTACGCAACCCAGATGATGTAAATGCGAACttattaaatgaaatgATAAAGCAAAATACGAAaaacttaaaaaaaaataaaaaaataaataacacCAAGAATAAtactattattaatatgtataatcAGAACGTAAGACATTCCAATAGTAACAATAATACTATAAATGATATgaacaataataatataaataagagacataataagaatagaatattttattttccaCAAAGAAACACAGACAACGTATTAAGACCACCctataataattatgaatCTAATGAAACTACAgatatgtataaaaataattatcaaGGAAGGAATTATAATTTTAGTCCATATCGCATGAATATGTAA
- a CDS encoding putative pre-mRNA splicing factor, with the protein MDLLKGYSDNNESDIEGEDESKKNSSNKNDDTEYTENKEKNDKDQNNYDIINIRPINTLNCAPDVNTYDLEIKCYKEKFQNIEKKIMFDNPEFHNILNRPQQGPSINEHYNFLKNENKNHYNGTIETTYVNKNIFNYQYNQFNVTGIAENPALKNYYKNNYANYLVAKNINERKNMNEDLTFKRHKKKRSKNNDENILDKYKGPWEEKETNKKEQNEEKEDLLNDNKKAKNDNDDDNNDKKKNKYILTKLESCAYEEAIKNNVIKDKNTLYNDKIISTLHLNEELNDDDDGNMGFYNKSWFQLPAEYKERDFMIEENFPPKKEIHTYKGHKMGVQKIRFFPKYGNYLLSASLDNTLKLWSVYKSKSCIRTYKGHFKGVKDVLFDNDGSSFLSCSYDNNVIYWDTEYGKIKGIYNQKKTPYCLCLNPDDTNTFLVGGANNKICHMDFRTGNIELEYNEHLQAINTITLCENNKKLISTSDDKKIFIWEYGLPVVVKYISDASMFSITSVSVHPSNNFFLCQSMNNVITVYEATGKFRLFSKKTFKGHHNIGYSINVSCSNDGKYVISGDSNGGLFIWNWKKMVNFKNIKAHKNVCIDCVWHPFKTSMLATASWDGTIKLWE; encoded by the coding sequence atggATTTACTAAAAGGGTatagtgataataatgaatcAGATATTGAAGGTGAAGATGAATCAAAGAAAAATTCTTCcaataaaaatgatgatacAGAATATACtgaaaataaagaaaaaaatgataaagaccaaaataattatgatataataaatatacgTCCTATTAATACATTAAATTGTGCTCCTGATGTAAATACATATGATTTGGAAATAAAATGTTACAAAGAGAAATTTcaaaatattgaaaaaaaaattatgtttGATAATCCTGaatttcataatattttgaacAGGCCTCAACAAGGACCGAGTATAAATGAACATTACaactttttaaaaaatgaaaataaaaatcattATAATGGTACTATTGAAACTACATAcgtaaataaaaatatatttaattacCAATATAATCAATTTAATGTAACTGGAATTGCTGAAAACCCTgctttaaaaaattattataaaaataattatgcTAACTATTTAGTAgcaaaaaatataaatgaaagaaaaaatatgaatgaaGATTTAACTTTTAAAAGacataaaaagaaaagatctaaaaataatgatgaaaatatattagataaatataaaggTCCATGGgaagaaaaagaaacaaataaaaaggaacagaatgaagaaaaggaagatttattaaacgataataaaaaagcaaagaatgataatgatgatgataataatgataaaaaaaaaaataaatatatattaaccAAGTTAGAATCATGTGCTTATGAAGAAGcaattaaaaataatgttataAAGGATAAGAAtactttatataatgataaaattatttcaacattacatttaaatgaagaattaaatGATGACGATGATGGTAATATGGgattttataataaatcatGGTTTCAATTACCAGCTGAATATAAAGAAAGAGATTTCATGATAGAAGAAAATTTCCCACCTAAAAAAGAAATCCATACATATAAAGGGCATAAAATGGGTGTACAGAAAATTCGATTTTTTCCAAAATATGGAAATTATCTTTTATCTGCTTCTTTAGATAATACATTAAAATTATGGAGTGTATACAAATCCAAAAGTTGTATAAGAACATATAAAGGTCACTTTAAGGGTGTAAAAGATGTTTTGTTTGATAATGATGGTTCCAGTTTTTTAAGTTGTAgttatgataataatgtaaTTTATTGGGATACAGAATAtggaaaaataaaaggaatatataatcaaaaaaaaacacCATATTGTTTGTGTTTGAATCCAGATGATACAAATACATTCTTAGTTGGAGGAGctaataataaaatatgtcATATGGATTTCAGAACAGGAAATATTGAATTAGAATATAATGAACATTTACAAGCAATAAATACAATTACCTTATgtgaaaataataaaaaattaattagTACATCagatgataaaaaaatttttatttggGAATATGGGTTACCTGTAGTagttaaatatatatcagATGCATCCATGTTTTCAATAACATCTGTTTCTGTACATCCAagtaataatttttttttatgtcAATCCATGAATAATGTAATAACTGTTTATGAAGCTACAGGCAAATTTCGATTATTTTCCAAAAAAACTTTTAAAGGTCATCACAATATTGGGTACTCAATTAATGTATCTTGTAGTAATGATGgaaaatatgtaataagTGGAGATAGCAATGGAGGATTATTTATTTGGAACTGGAAAAAAATGGTgaattttaaaaatataaaagcACATAAAAATGTATGTATTGATTGTGTTTGGCATCCATTTAAAACATCAATGTTAGCCACAGCTAGTTGGGATGGAACAATTAAATTATGGGAATAA